CCATATGAAGAAAATGAGATTTTAGAGAATAGGTTGGCACAGTCAGACTATGTGGACCagtataaatttgtaaaggtattaaataaatgattcAGGAACCAAGTTTTAAGAAGAAAGTGCCGAAACAACCGTTGTATGAGAAAGAAACTAGTGATGAGGTGGTGAATGAGATGTGGCAAGATACATCCGAATTAACCTTTTTGGATACCTTAGAGACGGGAGATTTAGCATTCATCCGTTACAATACACACAACCTCAGCCTGTTTAAAATGATGCAATTGAAGTTTATCAGATTTATCACGGGCAGGTGTTACGACgatatatcaataatatatcgAAAGGCTTCAACCAATAGGGATATGAGTGATGTATTATTCATACTTTCGCCATGTATAAACATGTCAGAGTGGGCAATGCAAGTCAAATCCCACTCAGAGCttaaaattgatgaatcTGTGAGAGATGTGAATGAATCTAAAAATGAAACTAACGCCCATTACATGAGCAGAATTGCCAGCCATCCTGGATTTTTAAAATCCGAGTTAAAATCTATACTTAAAATAGATACTGAATGCAAAGGTTGGTCAAGTTATTTTCATATCCCAAAATTTACACGGTTAAAGAAACAACCGGGATTGTATTCTTTTGAATATCTGCATTTGCTTGTCTATCAAGACCCGGAACTGGTGACCATTAGACGAATAGtttgcgataaaaatgatcGGTTGCGAATTGAAAATGCacttaaaaatacaattaaaacaaaCAAACACGTTAGATCACTTTGGAGTGATGTATGTAATTGCTTGTTCAGGAAGCCCCTAAATGGGTTCTACACCAGGCATTATATTGAGAGTTTGAAAGAAAAGATTGAAATATTGCATGGTAACAGGATTATTGACAATTCAAAACATGTATTTATAGAGAAGTTGCTAAAGACACTGAAGATTTCAGAGGCGAATTCCATTATCGATTCTTTGATAGATTTAGAAAGGGCTAGTGATAAATGCCACTCACTTTCATTTAATCACTACAAGATTATCGCattatttgaaaatcaGCGAAATATGACACATGCTGAAACGATTAACCATTGTGATAGTACACTGGCTGTGAAAGTATTTAGTGACGCTGGTATAATGTGCAGTGGCGTAAAGTTTACACAAGAAGATTTGATGGATTTTGTTCCACTAAATAGCTCAGCAACTGTACCATCCCAGTATATGGATGGATCTATCAATAACCCTCTGGCAGCAGTGGTTCCCAGGTTATCTGCTAGCTTCGATTTACATGACGGGTATATGCAGCATGCTCGTAGAGTGGCACAAACCTATACACCTTTACACTCTATTATCAAGGTGCCTTCGTGAGCTCTGACATGAtattaatcaaaatttgaattagAAATTAAAAGTTCCAACCACAATCACCAATGCTACACAagcatttttaataaatattttttaagtTTTTGTTTACATGAATACTGTGATtattagataaattatagGAATCAAGAATTTCGAACATACGCTGGTGGAAAGCAATTTAAAGCTATGatttgcaataaataatttgagaTTAATTAATCCGCATATGCACTAAGAATTgacaacaaatttaccgtataaatttatattctcAATGAATATACACATAATTCTAATAACTCACCAGTGCTGTTGTGACGCAATTTAACATGAATATAGAATTGTTTCGCAAAAACTGCACATTTTACAACGcctaaatatttgattatatcTGCATAGACTGAACctaaaatataatgtacaataaCGAAATAGAGTGCCTTGCGGGGCTATCGGTAGaattcatatatatatatatacatgcCTCCCCACCTGCATATCTCCGCCTTCCCACTACAGGATGATCTGACTCTCAACAAATGAACTGCACAATAACACATATGATCTACCAACGTAAAATCTTATTTGACCTGGGCTAAACCCCTCACACACCATTGTTAcatcaattatacaatacATACAACCACCTACACTCATTCACCTATTCCTCAACAGTGGGCCATTATCCAACTCTGCATCTATCTTCTGGATCACAAGAGTAACTCTGTCTTATACTCTCGAATGATGcatgcaaaaaattacaaaaatactTTTTATCGAGCACAATCAGACATATTCACACAACAAACAACAACATTGGCCTGGATGATTTGGCCAACCCATATATTTAAGAGCAAATGAGGTACGCGTTGACCATATCCGCTTTGACCAGTGCGAAAATTCCTAGACATCAAGACAATTTCAAAACTTGTGGAAACATGTCCCGGTCCCAGACACTACGAACACTtgtcaaaaattaacatgGATATTAAAAACCGGTACTACTTGGGTGAATTTAGCACCGACGCCACGTGTATTTCGATATACCCGAAAAATGTGCCCTTAAACGACGGCATGGCTGTAGACGGCAACGTTTCTTCGCTGGCCAAGGCTTTTAGCGGGGACACCGTCCTTTACGACGCGGCATCAGTCAACGGGGCTTACGATAAATACTACGGCTACAGCCACTCAAGTTTGGGCAAAGATAGGTTGGACGCAGAATGTGTGACTTCGGATATAAATCTCAACGAATATAAACAGGAGTACCAGTCGAATTACCCTGCCAACAACTGCGGGAACTACACATCCTATCAAGACGAATATGCGGAGGCGGGGAAAGATTTGCACGGCTGCCTGGACTATGCATACTTGCAACAGCGCACATGTTATATTGGACCTGGGAATTTGGACACTCATTTTGACTATATGAACCCAGTCTTACCGGTAAAACGCGGGGAATCCGATGTAAATGAGTCCAAGCTCCAAGGGAAGGGGATGAAGCGAGGCATGAAttacatatacaataaGAATCTGACCACAACGGCTCAAAAGTTCAAGGCTAAACGGGAAAAGTCTCATACAATGGTCACCAGAATGTCCATACGGCGACAGGTAAAGTCGATGGATAATATTGACTTGCAGACCAGGCTGCTCGATTCAATGGATCTGGCCGACCCGCAACCCTCTACGCCCTCCGTTGTCGACGAAGGGGTTTCTTTGGGTCATGAAAGTAGGCAGGAGATGGCAAATGCAGTTTTGGAAATTACTCCCAAAATCGAGCTTCAGCAGGAGTACGACGTAACGCCTCTCCAGGGCATTGCCTATTACATAAACAGCTACACAATTCATGTGTTTGGTATGAAGAAATACCGTCCAAATTGCAAAAATTTGACTTGCGTAATATTTTCAGTGCCAAAAGAGGCGATCACTAGACGGAAAATTACTATTAAATACCTGCTAAACTACCACCAATCTCTTCTCCCGACAATTCTCCTACTTGAGTCACTAAAAACGTACGAAACGTTTTTGACATTTTGCAAAGATGCAGACTTGGCCAGAACCCcacacaaaattttttctaaaataATCCTAAAGCTTGGCAAATCATCCAGCTCAGACGCCGACAACGGCGATGCGACCCAGGGCACAGGGAGAAAGTTTAAACGTTCCTGGAAACCAGATTCAATTACTACTTTAAATGCTACCAAGTCTTTAACACAGCCCAGATCCAAGCCTTTGGGCAAGTGGGCTGGATTTTTTTGTGGTGATTACAAGGCACGATCTGCCGCCCACTCTAGCTACGTTGAAGGCCTATACCTCGTCGATATAGATGACATAGCCGTTGAGCTTGAAGGGTTTGAGCATCAGTTCAAGTGGGAAATTGATTTACTCTGGGAGAGGGGTGAGATTGCACGGGACGAGAGGGATGAATGGTACAGATTGGGGGGCCTTGACCATGAATGCATGGCGTACCACAAAATGGTGCAGGAAAGATACGAGAAGAATATGGAGTTTTATGGGCACCCCTACACTCAATTAGATGCCCCTGATAACCACGTTATTGAAAAGTTTAACGTTATCAACCCACCTCCTAACTTTACTCCGCTACCGCCCTTTATTGAGCCCAAGCTTAAATACCCCCGGCCTGAGTCACACAGGGGGATAATTACCTCATATGTTAAGGAGCAGGATCAGGACTTTTCcttcaaattatcacttcATTTTCCACATGAATTTATCAACCCACAGTTGTAATGATGTGACTCGCCCTTACTTAAAGTCACTTTTTAAAGATATTGGCAGATGCCTTGGATGGATACGTGTGCCGTGTATAACGTCacacattttaaaatttccatttttTTTACCATACGAAGACTTTTAGATGTGTCAATTAAAGTCTAATAATTCAGTCACTATACacttaaatttttaattaaaaaatctagGAGCAATAAAATACACTAGGAAGCCTACGGACGGACGGCCTATCCTCAACTATCTTTAAATTTCAAACGTTCACTCACCATCTGGTTGTTAATAAATGGAGGTGACTGGCTATCGGTTTAATGGTAGAAGATATCATACAATATCCAAGATCTGGACTATTTGGGCACACAAAATTGACAGGCTTTTGTATATGGCGGTACCATCTTGTCCTCAGTTAATCTAATTATTCCACATCACtatatgaaatttaacCAATAAAAATCTCCATGCACGTAATGTATAGTTGACTATCTATTTCTATAACTTATAACGAATCACATACGATTGATCAAGTTTACAATCAACCATACGTACTTAGCCGACAAGTAACAAGTAATTAAAATCTTACATGTGGAACATTTaagatttatcaatttataagCAAGTTTATCGAATCCATGAACGCTGATATATGCATATGTTCACTAACTATTGGAGATAAATAAAGGTTAATCGTTATTGTTCTCAATGGATTTACTATAAACAATTGTGATTAATTGCAGTTGAAATGAACAATCCTAACTTGccaataattaaaatataattatacaacaCAAATTGTGTTTTAAAGTTCACTAGTTTGTccaaaaatgatttcaagcgtctaaattattgataacTCGCTGATATTGACAATGCCAATTGGGGGAGTGCAACAATTGCAAAACAC
The DNA window shown above is from Babesia microti strain RI chromosome III, complete genome and carries:
- a CDS encoding hypothetical protein (overlaps_old_locusTagID:BBM_III02785;~overlaps_old_locusTagID:BBM_III02790) encodes the protein MRFSPFQKLLVHKDTILGCLIGGGFIYYTNYTIEKRLGIQADLIKPLTSESIRPYEENEILENRLAQSDYVDQYKFVKEPSFKKKVPKQPLYEKETSDEVVNEMWQDTSELTFLDTLETGDLAFIRYNTHNLSLFKMMQLKFIRFITGRCYDDISIIYRKASTNRDMSDVLFILSPCINMSEWAMQVKSHSELKIDESVRDVNESKNETNAHYMSRIASHPGFLKSELKSILKIDTECKGWSSYFHIPKFTRLKKQPGLYSFEYLHLLVYQDPELVTIRRIVCDKNDRLRIENALKNTIKTNKHVRSLWSDVCNCLFRKPLNGFYTRHYIESLKEKIEILHGNRIIDNSKHVFIEKLLKTLKISEANSIIDSLIDLERASDKCHSLSFNHYKIIALFENQRNMTHAETINHCDSTLAVKVFSDAGIMCSGVKFTQEDLMDFVPLNSSATVPSQYMDGSINNPLAAVVPRLSASFDLHDGYMQHARRVAQTYTPLHSIIKVPS
- a CDS encoding hypothetical protein (overlaps_old_locusTagID:BBM_III02795;~overlaps_old_locusTagID:BBM_III02800), producing MDIKNRYYLGEFSTDATCISIYPKNVPLNDGMAVDGNVSSLAKAFSGDTVLYDAASVNGAYDKYYGYSHSSLGKDRLDAECVTSDINLNEYKQEYQSNYPANNCGNYTSYQDEYAEAGKDLHGCLDYAYLQQRTCYIGPGNLDTHFDYMNPVLPVKRGESDVNESKLQGKGMKRGMNYIYNKNLTTTAQKFKAKREKSHTMVTRMSIRRQVKSMDNIDLQTRLLDSMDLADPQPSTPSVVDEGVSLGHESRQEMANAVLEITPKIELQQEYDVTPLQGIAYYINSYTIHVFGMKKYRPNCKNLTCVIFSVPKEAITRRKITIKYLLNYHQSLLPTILLLESLKTYETFLTFCKDADLARTPHKIFSKIILKLGKSSSSDADNGDATQGTGRKFKRSWKPDSITTLNATKSLTQPRSKPLGKWAGFFCGDYKARSAAHSSYVEGLYLVDIDDIAVELEGFEHQFKWEIDLLWERGEIARDERDEWYRLGGLDHECMAYHKMVQERYEKNMEFYGHPYTQLDAPDNHVIEKFNVINPPPNFTPLPPFIEPKLKYPRPESHRGIITSYVKEQDQDFSFKLSLHFPHEFINPQL